In a single window of the Terriglobus roseus genome:
- a CDS encoding septal ring lytic transglycosylase RlpA family protein, with translation MNVHYTDNGSELLTASSARVGRAFFAARNAGSNTLSRTLLHARALVRVARRRPQLAFGLLVAAGSALATAGAATSSITHRMEMSSTALAPEQLAPHSAPPAPPAVAAQPHHHHFLGLHTNPLRGLASWYGAVWNGRKTASGETFDETKLTAAHKTLPLGTLVRVTNLESMRSVIVKINDRGTLAPNRVIDLSSAAAHELGMVEKGLANVKLEVLGHA, from the coding sequence TTGAACGTCCACTACACCGATAACGGTTCGGAACTCCTCACTGCCTCCTCGGCTCGCGTCGGCCGCGCTTTCTTTGCCGCCCGCAACGCCGGTTCCAACACCCTCTCACGCACTCTGCTGCATGCGCGCGCCCTTGTCCGTGTCGCTCGCCGCCGCCCCCAGCTGGCGTTTGGTCTTCTCGTCGCCGCAGGATCGGCCCTTGCCACCGCTGGAGCAGCTACCTCCTCGATTACGCATCGCATGGAGATGAGTTCCACCGCGCTCGCACCGGAACAGCTAGCACCACACTCTGCACCGCCCGCGCCGCCTGCCGTTGCAGCGCAGCCGCACCATCACCACTTTCTGGGCCTGCATACCAATCCGCTGCGGGGACTTGCCTCCTGGTACGGCGCCGTTTGGAACGGCCGCAAGACCGCCAGCGGTGAGACCTTTGACGAGACCAAGCTGACCGCCGCACACAAGACGCTGCCACTGGGCACGCTGGTGCGCGTGACGAACCTTGAGTCCATGCGCTCCGTCATTGTGAAGATCAATGACCGCGGCACACTCGCACCGAATCGCGTCATCGACCTGTCCTCCGCAGCGGCCCACGAACTGGGCATGGTGGAAAAGGGCCTGGCGAATGTAAAGCTAGAGGTCCTGGGCCACGCGTAG
- a CDS encoding Gfo/Idh/MocA family protein, translated as MSSSPIQVAVVGAGAFGRNHLRVYRALEASGIHLAACVDPSEAARSAIGAEYGIPVFASIEELLAAGLPITAASVCTPTVFHADAAIRLMAAGIDVLIEKPIAGTLAEADAILSTAKQYGRVVQIGHLERFNPAVTAAVPLLNRPMFFESHRLSIFTPRSLDVDVVLDLMIHDLDVVLTMAASPVREVRAVGLPVLSQKTDIANVRVEFESGAVANFTASRISTERVRKLRFFQPHQYLSLDFARQDLLMIDVTAAASLTPAQMQALFAGGAGITASETHSNEEVEAHLAQLRAAKGSAASDSPIAADLAARSGLAAAAAHPSAGLSLRKVPTEPGEPLRLEIESFLEAVRTRSTPRVSAENGRAALALALEINAAIAAHAEHAGL; from the coding sequence ATGAGTTCCTCTCCAATACAGGTTGCGGTGGTGGGTGCAGGCGCCTTCGGGCGCAACCATCTTCGCGTCTACCGCGCGCTTGAGGCATCGGGCATTCATCTTGCTGCCTGTGTCGACCCAAGTGAAGCGGCACGCTCTGCGATCGGCGCGGAATACGGCATCCCCGTCTTCGCTTCCATCGAAGAGCTGCTTGCCGCAGGGCTGCCCATCACGGCGGCCAGTGTCTGTACACCGACGGTGTTCCACGCCGACGCAGCAATCCGATTGATGGCCGCCGGGATCGATGTACTCATTGAGAAGCCGATTGCCGGTACGCTCGCCGAAGCCGACGCGATCCTCTCGACCGCGAAGCAGTATGGGCGCGTCGTCCAGATAGGCCATCTCGAACGCTTCAACCCGGCCGTGACGGCTGCCGTGCCTCTGCTGAACCGGCCCATGTTCTTTGAGAGCCACCGGTTAAGCATCTTCACGCCGCGCTCTCTGGACGTGGATGTGGTGCTGGACCTGATGATCCACGACCTGGATGTGGTGCTGACCATGGCTGCATCGCCCGTGCGGGAAGTACGCGCCGTGGGCCTGCCGGTGCTCTCCCAAAAGACCGACATCGCGAACGTCCGCGTTGAATTCGAGAGTGGCGCCGTGGCGAACTTCACCGCCAGCCGCATCAGCACGGAACGCGTGCGCAAGCTGCGTTTCTTCCAGCCGCATCAATACCTTTCGCTCGACTTCGCGCGGCAGGACCTGCTGATGATCGACGTGACCGCCGCAGCATCGCTGACACCCGCTCAGATGCAGGCGCTCTTCGCAGGCGGCGCCGGCATCACCGCCAGCGAAACGCACTCAAACGAAGAGGTGGAAGCGCACCTCGCACAATTACGCGCAGCCAAGGGAAGTGCAGCCTCCGACTCGCCCATCGCAGCCGACCTGGCCGCTCGAAGTGGTCTGGCCGCCGCAGCCGCTCACCCCTCAGCAGGTCTCTCGCTCCGCAAGGTACCCACCGAGCCGGGCGAGCCGCTGCGACTGGAGATCGAATCCTTCCTCGAAGCCGTCCGCACACGCTCCACACCACGCGTCAGCGCCGAAAACGGCCGCGCCGCATTGGCGCTGGCGCTGGAGATCAACGCCGCGATCGCAGCGCACGCAGAACACGCCGGGCTATAA
- the ruvA gene encoding Holliday junction branch migration protein RuvA, with the protein MIAHLRGRLLSKSPNQAIVDCGGVGYDVAITIPTYSSLPAEGAEISLHINTQVREDAIALFGFLDRDEKRLFERLITVSGIGPKLGITVLSGLSAASLVAAIRGGDHATLTKIPGIGKKTAERVVLELKDKLDDLSSAVPIQSATGFHGGPVIDDVLSALTNLGYKRESAQKAIETAIAKHETTELTIRTDFDQLFRYSMAAIR; encoded by the coding sequence ATGATCGCTCATCTTCGCGGACGTCTTCTCAGCAAATCCCCCAACCAGGCCATCGTCGACTGCGGCGGTGTGGGTTATGACGTTGCCATTACGATCCCTACCTACTCGTCGCTGCCGGCGGAGGGCGCGGAGATTTCGCTGCATATCAACACGCAGGTGCGCGAGGATGCGATTGCGCTCTTCGGCTTCCTCGATCGCGATGAGAAGCGTTTGTTCGAGCGGTTGATTACGGTGAGCGGTATCGGCCCGAAGCTCGGCATCACGGTGCTCAGCGGCCTCTCCGCGGCATCGCTGGTCGCAGCGATTCGCGGCGGCGATCACGCGACGCTGACGAAGATACCCGGCATTGGCAAGAAGACAGCGGAGCGCGTCGTGCTGGAGTTGAAGGACAAGCTCGACGACCTCTCAAGCGCCGTGCCGATCCAAAGCGCAACCGGCTTCCACGGTGGTCCGGTCATTGACGACGTTCTCTCCGCATTGACGAATCTCGGTTACAAGCGCGAGTCCGCGCAGAAAGCGATCGAAACGGCCATCGCAAAGCACGAGACGACCGAGCTCACCATCCGGACGGATTTCGATCAGTTGTTCCGCTACAGCATGGCCGCCATCCGGTAG
- a CDS encoding MFS transporter yields MADRPLSQQHAPSDPYRWTIGLLLGIGVLVNYFDRVNLSVSHDALVGSFGITPQVFGQLSAAYSWTYAACQLPTGVILDAFGVRKVTITSVFIWGIASIAAAFAPGVVLFFLARLLLGIGEAPTFPANAKAVGAWFPSHERSLATAMFDSSAKLANAIGVPLLGLLLLRVGWRWSFGFTAMLSFAYMGLFALLYREPDRFSMRNVIRSAGPEADADAAQIIAPPIPLAKLLRQKKIIGVAIGSGAYNYVFYLLLTWLPTYLSQTLHITLRQSFLYTGAPWLVAALCGLLIGGVLVDTLIKRGFDASNVRRAVLICGTVCGLGIVGAAFAHSVASALIPITIAIGGLSAASPVIWSLPSLLVPNTSTGKVGGIINFANQISAIVAPILTGYTVQKTGSYVWAFAIPTVYILLGILSYIVLVGRIQAIDVREALVDV; encoded by the coding sequence ATGGCTGACCGACCCCTCTCACAGCAGCACGCGCCCTCCGACCCCTATCGCTGGACAATCGGTCTGCTGCTGGGCATCGGTGTGTTGGTCAACTACTTTGACCGCGTCAACCTGTCCGTCTCGCATGACGCCCTGGTGGGTAGCTTCGGCATTACGCCGCAGGTCTTCGGGCAGCTCTCAGCCGCATACTCGTGGACCTATGCCGCCTGCCAGTTGCCGACCGGCGTGATCCTCGATGCCTTCGGCGTTCGCAAGGTCACCATTACATCGGTCTTCATCTGGGGCATCGCTTCGATCGCTGCAGCCTTCGCCCCGGGAGTCGTGCTGTTCTTCCTGGCGCGACTGCTGCTCGGCATCGGCGAAGCGCCAACCTTCCCTGCCAATGCCAAGGCAGTTGGCGCGTGGTTTCCGTCGCACGAACGGTCGCTGGCCACGGCCATGTTCGACAGCTCTGCGAAACTGGCTAACGCCATCGGCGTTCCCCTGCTGGGTCTGCTGCTGCTGCGCGTGGGCTGGCGATGGTCGTTCGGCTTCACGGCCATGCTGTCCTTCGCCTACATGGGTCTGTTCGCTCTGCTGTACCGCGAGCCGGATCGTTTCTCCATGCGCAACGTCATTCGCTCTGCGGGTCCCGAAGCCGACGCGGACGCAGCGCAGATCATTGCGCCACCAATCCCGCTGGCAAAGCTGCTGCGGCAGAAAAAGATCATCGGCGTCGCGATTGGTTCAGGCGCCTATAACTATGTCTTCTACCTGTTACTGACGTGGCTACCCACCTACCTGTCACAGACGCTGCACATTACGCTACGGCAATCGTTTCTGTACACGGGCGCCCCGTGGCTGGTGGCCGCGCTGTGCGGCCTGCTGATTGGCGGTGTGCTGGTCGACACGCTGATCAAACGCGGCTTTGACGCCAGCAACGTCCGCCGCGCCGTGCTGATCTGCGGCACGGTCTGTGGACTGGGCATCGTGGGTGCGGCCTTTGCGCACTCCGTGGCCTCCGCCCTCATCCCCATCACGATCGCCATCGGTGGCCTGTCCGCAGCATCGCCCGTCATCTGGAGCCTGCCTTCGCTGCTGGTTCCGAACACCAGCACCGGCAAGGTGGGCGGGATCATCAACTTTGCCAACCAGATCTCCGCCATCGTCGCGCCAATCCTGACCGGCTACACCGTGCAGAAGACTGGCAGCTATGTCTGGGCCTTTGCGATCCCCACCGTCTACATCCTGCTCGGCATACTTTCGTACATCGTCCTGGTGGGCCGAATTCAGGCGATCGACGTGCGCGAGGCACTGGTTGACGTATAG